From the genome of Anoplopoma fimbria isolate UVic2021 breed Golden Eagle Sablefish chromosome 1, Afim_UVic_2022, whole genome shotgun sequence, one region includes:
- the si:ch211-137a8.2 gene encoding nesprin-2 isoform X3: MSSLFLRTSSDAFSLFPEMSSPSSSRMPGFPPDPPPSECHGDAIPTTEGTQLVDVSWSQDGDLQGCGRLERRWVLWHEFMKEHAELDTWLRFAKQVVSCPNPAHVTYVTAKEEMRMFERLRCEARSRLGQLDTLTRRNRTLTRLFQGAIQARLLASARECGQRWDDVNTKLESITGRLKLFVSEWEGFEAEREALALWLADLEVRLTKVDHLTGNTCAKLKQLQTFQQSVCVNSGRVNVLLQRGEALIQRSEPVDAQRVEGGLLELLRSCSLVYSNIARTHTRLLSMRLVFEDDWILSQATDSGCPSETLLEEDGALDVANLDLPAFPNHPKDFSQLANPTLAFSSPVHLRPSTHEHLGLEWDPSVDIGGSVSHEDADSSYFSARTGLCHRDDGKRLSYLSSLGSQTDSNDITNQEADLHLEGWLDHAHPRVLSPVVTQGGGIRPNGEQGATSTPDKQDREPVCFDGCRVRAWLGVQGPTPPERTTSCSKAVQTDGQVKCDLQQQASFQPALPSPPLPLSG; the protein is encoded by the exons GATGCCTGGATTCCCACCAGACCCGCCCCCTTCAGAGTGCCATGGTGATGCCATCCCCACCACTGAGGGAACCCAGCTAGTGGACGTCAGCTGGAGCCAAGATGGAGACCTTCAGGGATGTGGACG aTTGGAGAGGAGGTGGGTCCTCTGGCACGAGTTTATGAAGGAACACGCTGAACTGGACACCTGGCTGCGATTCGCCAAGCAGGTTGTCAGTTGCCCCAACCCCGCCCATGTTACCTATGTCACTGCCAAGGAAGAAATGAGGATGTTTGAG AGGCTGCGGTGTGAGGCCAGGTCTCGGCTTGGTCAGTTGGACACTTTGACCCGGAGGAACCGAACACTGACTCGGCTGTTTCAGGGCGCCATTCAGGCCCGGCTTCTGGCGTCAGCGAGGGAATGCGGGCAACGATGGGACGACGTGAACACAAAACTGGAATCCATCACCGGCCGACTCAAG CTCTTTGTCTCGGAGTGGGAGGGGTttgaggcagagagggaggcgCTCGCTCTCTGGTTGGCTGACCTGGAAGTCCGTCTGACCAAGGTGGATCACCTGACAGGAAACACCTGCGCAAAGTTGAaacagct gcagaccttccagcagagtgtgtgtgtgaactcgGGCCGTGTGAACGTCCTGCTGCAGCGCGGCGAGGCCTTGATCCAGCGCAGCGAACCGGTTGATGCTCAGCGTGTGGAGGGTGgtctgctggagctgctgcggAGCTGCAGCCTCGTCTACAGCAACAtcgcacgaacacacacacggCTGCTGAGCATGAgactg GTGTTTGAGGATGACTGGATTCTGTCTCAGGCTACAGACTCTGGTTGTCCATCAGAGACTCTATTAGAGGAAGATGGAGCACTTGATGTAGCCAACCTGGACCTCCCTGCATTTCCAAACCATCCTAAAG ATTTCAGCCAGTTAGCTAACCCCACCCTGGCCTTCTCCTCACCCGTTCATCTCCGTCCTTCTACCCATGAGCACCTGGGGTTGGAGTGGGACCCCTCTGTGGATATTGGAGGCTCTGTCTCCCATGAAGACGCCGACTCGTCGTATTTCAGTGCCAGAACAG gTCTTTGCCACAGAGATGATGGGAAGAGGCTGAGCTACCTCAGCTCCCTTGGCTCTCAGACTGATAGCAATGACATCACCAATCAGGAAGCAGATCTG cATTTGGAAGGATGGCTTGACCACGCCCACCCCAGAGTCCTCTCACCAGTAGTGACCCAGGGGGGCGGGATTCGGCCAAATGGAGAACAGGGGGCGACCTCGACTCCTGACAAACAGGACAGAGAACCGGTCTGCTTTGATGGCTGCCGTGTGAGGGCGTGGCTGGGTGTCCAGGGCCCCACCCCTCCAGAGAGGACGACTTCCTGTTCCAAAGCTGTGCAGACTGACGGGCAGGTGAAG TGtgacctccagcagcaggcCTCTTTCCAGCCTGCTCTCCCCAgccctcctctgcctctttctgGCTGA
- the si:ch211-137a8.2 gene encoding nesprin-2 isoform X1, which yields MSSLFLRTSSDAFSLFPEMSSPSSSRMPGFPPDPPPSECHGDAIPTTEGTQLVDVSWSQDGDLQGCGRLERRWVLWHEFMKEHAELDTWLRFAKQVVSCPNPAHVTYVTAKEEMRMFERLRCEARSRLGQLDTLTRRNRTLTRLFQGAIQARLLASARECGQRWDDVNTKLESITGRLKLFVSEWEGFEAEREALALWLADLEVRLTKVDHLTGNTCAKLKQLQTFQQSVCVNSGRVNVLLQRGEALIQRSEPVDAQRVEGGLLELLRSCSLVYSNIARTHTRLLSMRLVFEDDWILSQATDSGCPSETLLEEDGALDVANLDLPAFPNHPKDFSQLANPTLAFSSPVHLRPSTHEHLGLEWDPSVDIGGSVSHEDADSSYFSARTGLCHRDDGKRLSYLSSLGSQTDSNDITNQEADLHLEGWLDHAHPRVLSPVVTQGGGIRPNGEQGATSTPDKQDREPVCFDGCRVRAWLGVQGPTPPERTTSCSKAVQTDGQVKAEEERPCCEEAERLLSEPSVTSSSRPLSSLLSPALLCLFLAEALALLACLIWMTLEPPCHYSGRTLRGLHLALRYVNGPPPT from the exons GATGCCTGGATTCCCACCAGACCCGCCCCCTTCAGAGTGCCATGGTGATGCCATCCCCACCACTGAGGGAACCCAGCTAGTGGACGTCAGCTGGAGCCAAGATGGAGACCTTCAGGGATGTGGACG aTTGGAGAGGAGGTGGGTCCTCTGGCACGAGTTTATGAAGGAACACGCTGAACTGGACACCTGGCTGCGATTCGCCAAGCAGGTTGTCAGTTGCCCCAACCCCGCCCATGTTACCTATGTCACTGCCAAGGAAGAAATGAGGATGTTTGAG AGGCTGCGGTGTGAGGCCAGGTCTCGGCTTGGTCAGTTGGACACTTTGACCCGGAGGAACCGAACACTGACTCGGCTGTTTCAGGGCGCCATTCAGGCCCGGCTTCTGGCGTCAGCGAGGGAATGCGGGCAACGATGGGACGACGTGAACACAAAACTGGAATCCATCACCGGCCGACTCAAG CTCTTTGTCTCGGAGTGGGAGGGGTttgaggcagagagggaggcgCTCGCTCTCTGGTTGGCTGACCTGGAAGTCCGTCTGACCAAGGTGGATCACCTGACAGGAAACACCTGCGCAAAGTTGAaacagct gcagaccttccagcagagtgtgtgtgtgaactcgGGCCGTGTGAACGTCCTGCTGCAGCGCGGCGAGGCCTTGATCCAGCGCAGCGAACCGGTTGATGCTCAGCGTGTGGAGGGTGgtctgctggagctgctgcggAGCTGCAGCCTCGTCTACAGCAACAtcgcacgaacacacacacggCTGCTGAGCATGAgactg GTGTTTGAGGATGACTGGATTCTGTCTCAGGCTACAGACTCTGGTTGTCCATCAGAGACTCTATTAGAGGAAGATGGAGCACTTGATGTAGCCAACCTGGACCTCCCTGCATTTCCAAACCATCCTAAAG ATTTCAGCCAGTTAGCTAACCCCACCCTGGCCTTCTCCTCACCCGTTCATCTCCGTCCTTCTACCCATGAGCACCTGGGGTTGGAGTGGGACCCCTCTGTGGATATTGGAGGCTCTGTCTCCCATGAAGACGCCGACTCGTCGTATTTCAGTGCCAGAACAG gTCTTTGCCACAGAGATGATGGGAAGAGGCTGAGCTACCTCAGCTCCCTTGGCTCTCAGACTGATAGCAATGACATCACCAATCAGGAAGCAGATCTG cATTTGGAAGGATGGCTTGACCACGCCCACCCCAGAGTCCTCTCACCAGTAGTGACCCAGGGGGGCGGGATTCGGCCAAATGGAGAACAGGGGGCGACCTCGACTCCTGACAAACAGGACAGAGAACCGGTCTGCTTTGATGGCTGCCGTGTGAGGGCGTGGCTGGGTGTCCAGGGCCCCACCCCTCCAGAGAGGACGACTTCCTGTTCCAAAGCTGTGCAGACTGACGGGCAGGTGAAG GCTGAAGAAGAGCGGCCCTGTTGTGAGGAAGCTGAGCGTCTTCTCTCTGAACCAAG TGtgacctccagcagcaggcCTCTTTCCAGCCTGCTCTCCCCAgccctcctctgcctctttctgGCTGAAGCTCTGGCTCTGCTGGCCTGTCTGATCTGGATGACCCTAGAGCCGCCATGTCACTACAGTGGCCGGACACTTCGAGGCTTACACCTGGCACTGAGGTACGTCAACGGACCCCCACCTACATAA
- the si:ch211-137a8.2 gene encoding nesprin-2 isoform X2 — protein MPGFPPDPPPSECHGDAIPTTEGTQLVDVSWSQDGDLQGCGRLERRWVLWHEFMKEHAELDTWLRFAKQVVSCPNPAHVTYVTAKEEMRMFERLRCEARSRLGQLDTLTRRNRTLTRLFQGAIQARLLASARECGQRWDDVNTKLESITGRLKLFVSEWEGFEAEREALALWLADLEVRLTKVDHLTGNTCAKLKQLQTFQQSVCVNSGRVNVLLQRGEALIQRSEPVDAQRVEGGLLELLRSCSLVYSNIARTHTRLLSMRLVFEDDWILSQATDSGCPSETLLEEDGALDVANLDLPAFPNHPKDFSQLANPTLAFSSPVHLRPSTHEHLGLEWDPSVDIGGSVSHEDADSSYFSARTGLCHRDDGKRLSYLSSLGSQTDSNDITNQEADLHLEGWLDHAHPRVLSPVVTQGGGIRPNGEQGATSTPDKQDREPVCFDGCRVRAWLGVQGPTPPERTTSCSKAVQTDGQVKAEEERPCCEEAERLLSEPSVTSSSRPLSSLLSPALLCLFLAEALALLACLIWMTLEPPCHYSGRTLRGLHLALRYVNGPPPT, from the exons ATGCCTGGATTCCCACCAGACCCGCCCCCTTCAGAGTGCCATGGTGATGCCATCCCCACCACTGAGGGAACCCAGCTAGTGGACGTCAGCTGGAGCCAAGATGGAGACCTTCAGGGATGTGGACG aTTGGAGAGGAGGTGGGTCCTCTGGCACGAGTTTATGAAGGAACACGCTGAACTGGACACCTGGCTGCGATTCGCCAAGCAGGTTGTCAGTTGCCCCAACCCCGCCCATGTTACCTATGTCACTGCCAAGGAAGAAATGAGGATGTTTGAG AGGCTGCGGTGTGAGGCCAGGTCTCGGCTTGGTCAGTTGGACACTTTGACCCGGAGGAACCGAACACTGACTCGGCTGTTTCAGGGCGCCATTCAGGCCCGGCTTCTGGCGTCAGCGAGGGAATGCGGGCAACGATGGGACGACGTGAACACAAAACTGGAATCCATCACCGGCCGACTCAAG CTCTTTGTCTCGGAGTGGGAGGGGTttgaggcagagagggaggcgCTCGCTCTCTGGTTGGCTGACCTGGAAGTCCGTCTGACCAAGGTGGATCACCTGACAGGAAACACCTGCGCAAAGTTGAaacagct gcagaccttccagcagagtgtgtgtgtgaactcgGGCCGTGTGAACGTCCTGCTGCAGCGCGGCGAGGCCTTGATCCAGCGCAGCGAACCGGTTGATGCTCAGCGTGTGGAGGGTGgtctgctggagctgctgcggAGCTGCAGCCTCGTCTACAGCAACAtcgcacgaacacacacacggCTGCTGAGCATGAgactg GTGTTTGAGGATGACTGGATTCTGTCTCAGGCTACAGACTCTGGTTGTCCATCAGAGACTCTATTAGAGGAAGATGGAGCACTTGATGTAGCCAACCTGGACCTCCCTGCATTTCCAAACCATCCTAAAG ATTTCAGCCAGTTAGCTAACCCCACCCTGGCCTTCTCCTCACCCGTTCATCTCCGTCCTTCTACCCATGAGCACCTGGGGTTGGAGTGGGACCCCTCTGTGGATATTGGAGGCTCTGTCTCCCATGAAGACGCCGACTCGTCGTATTTCAGTGCCAGAACAG gTCTTTGCCACAGAGATGATGGGAAGAGGCTGAGCTACCTCAGCTCCCTTGGCTCTCAGACTGATAGCAATGACATCACCAATCAGGAAGCAGATCTG cATTTGGAAGGATGGCTTGACCACGCCCACCCCAGAGTCCTCTCACCAGTAGTGACCCAGGGGGGCGGGATTCGGCCAAATGGAGAACAGGGGGCGACCTCGACTCCTGACAAACAGGACAGAGAACCGGTCTGCTTTGATGGCTGCCGTGTGAGGGCGTGGCTGGGTGTCCAGGGCCCCACCCCTCCAGAGAGGACGACTTCCTGTTCCAAAGCTGTGCAGACTGACGGGCAGGTGAAG GCTGAAGAAGAGCGGCCCTGTTGTGAGGAAGCTGAGCGTCTTCTCTCTGAACCAAG TGtgacctccagcagcaggcCTCTTTCCAGCCTGCTCTCCCCAgccctcctctgcctctttctgGCTGAAGCTCTGGCTCTGCTGGCCTGTCTGATCTGGATGACCCTAGAGCCGCCATGTCACTACAGTGGCCGGACACTTCGAGGCTTACACCTGGCACTGAGGTACGTCAACGGACCCCCACCTACATAA